The following are from one region of the Moritella sp. 24 genome:
- a CDS encoding DUF1439 domain-containing protein yields MMIKPISKSVFTLLLLFFTFALPVQALTVKFTEAELQEKVLAVMPLVKQTSFLSVELSNPVLTLAKDKNDIELRLNVKLLTAGLESRGYTRLTGSLSYKAEDAAFYVTNMKVHEVKVEGMPDIFTPQVMSMAEQVVNPVLNKMPIYKLQDDLTQTMLKAVLESIEVRNKELIATLKVI; encoded by the coding sequence ATGATGATTAAACCAATAAGTAAGTCAGTGTTTACTTTATTACTGTTGTTTTTCACCTTCGCATTACCGGTACAGGCGTTAACGGTTAAATTTACTGAAGCAGAACTGCAAGAGAAAGTATTGGCTGTGATGCCACTTGTTAAACAAACGTCATTCTTATCTGTTGAGTTGAGCAATCCAGTGCTGACGTTAGCGAAAGACAAGAATGACATTGAGTTGCGATTAAACGTGAAACTATTAACGGCAGGTTTAGAAAGCAGGGGGTATACACGATTAACCGGTTCGCTGAGCTACAAGGCTGAGGATGCTGCATTTTATGTAACGAATATGAAAGTACATGAAGTTAAAGTCGAAGGCATGCCTGATATATTTACTCCACAAGTGATGAGCATGGCGGAGCAGGTGGTTAATCCGGTATTAAATAAGATGCCAATATATAAGCTTCAAGATGATTTAACACAAACAATGCTAAAAGCGGTGCTCGAATCAATCGAAGTACGTAATAAAGAACTGATTGCGACACTTAAAGTGATTTAA